A stretch of DNA from Armatimonadia bacterium:
TGCGCAGTGGCGGGTAGAAGAAGTACCCGTCTCCCTGGCGATAGCGGTAGGTGACGCCGGGCAGTAGGAAGCTCGGCCGTTCCCAGGGCGTCGCATCCCGGCCCCACCAGGTCGAGAGGTAGTACAGGTAGCCGTGGGCCCCACGTCGCCAGATATCCCAGAACATCGAGCGGTTCGTCTGCGCACTGTGGCCGATCAGGCAGGTGGTGCTCACGTCGTAGAGCCAGTAGTCGGCGCCTTTCTGGCGCTGCTCGGCGGCGACGTCTTCGCGGTAGCCCGTGCAGTAGGGAATCCAGACCGAGATGAGCGACTTACCCTTCTCGTCCACCAACTCCTTGAGGCGTGGGCGGCTCGCGGGGTCGTAGGTCAGCGCCGTCCGAATTCGCGGGTCGGCCTGCCGAAGGAGTTCGCAGATCTCCTTGATCGCAGGCGTGTCGGCATCGGCAGGTTCGTCGGTGACGTAGTAGATCGCGCGGTCGAGCCAGCCCTGCTGGGCGAGGTGAGCTGCGATACCCCGGAAGACCCCGACCACCAGTTGGTCAAACACGGGGTTGAGGCTGCCGTCCGGGTTGCGCCTCTCGATGGCGGTTCCGGTGCTGTCGACGAAACGCAGGACGACTTGTTTGTCGCGACGGACCCACAGGTACGGGGCGAAGTTGAAGGAGCTGAAGGCCTGGCGATCGTCGAGGTACCTCTTGGCCTCGCGGTCGAAGCCGGTGAAGTCGAGAGTGAACTCGCCCGTCGGCTTGCCGTCGGCGTCCTTGGCGAAGGTCCACTTGATCGCGCCGTCGGGGAGCGGGTTGAAGGCCTGGTTGCCCGGAGCGTACAGGAAGGGAGACAGTCGGGCACGGAGGTACTCGTCGAGGAACAGGCGGAGGAGGGTTTCCTTGTCCGCGTCGGTCTTGCAGCCGTGGGCCTTGCACAGGTTGCCCGCGGAGAACCCGACCATGCTCTGGAGCAGCGGCCTGCGCGGCAGCGCGAAGTTGCGGACACGAAGCTGCACAGTGAAGGGCGTCAGCGGACCGCCCTTGTCGCTGAGACGTATCTGCCCCTGATACTGACCCGACCTCGCGCTCTCGGGGACGGCAACCGCGATCCAGAAGACCAGATTCCGGCCTGCGTCCTGCGAGAACCTGTCTCCCGCTCGCACCGGCACCAGGGGGTCAGGACGGAAGTCGGGGTTCCCAGAGGGCTTGTCTACCTCATAGGGGGCGTTGATGTCGACCCAGTCCACCCGGTACAGGCGCATCTGCGTCGCCGGGAGCACAGCGCCGCCTGGCCCCTGTAGGTCCCCGAGCTGGATCGTGACCTCCCGGAGACCTTCGCCCGTATCCCGCAGCACTACCTGGAAGGCTTCAGACTCGTTGCGGGCACACTCAAGCGTCCTTCCCTCCGACGTCCAGGAGGCGCCCGGAGCTTGATCCTGCTTGATCTTCTCGATGGCGGGTACGCCCCAGACCTCGGCTGCTCCGGCAGCAGACCCGAGCATCAGCATAAGGAGCGGAAGGACGACAGGCAAGGCACGATGGTGCATGGGTAACCCCCCTTCACCTTCGCCGACGGGTCAGGCCGTCACAGCCTCTACCACGGCAGCAGGTTGCGCAGGTCGGGCACGTCCACACCCGGTAGCTGCAGTTGCGACTTCAGCGACGCGCCGATTGACTTGGGGTCGGGCAGCGACCAGCCACGCACCGAGGCCAGGTCGGAGAAGTCGGGCAGCGAGACATACTCGGCCAGGGCAGGCACGTTCGGCAGGTTTACCAGGCCCATGAGGTCGGGCGCATAGAACAGGTTCGGCACGTCCGTCCCCAGCAGCGGGGTCGGCTGCTCGGAGTCACCGGAGGTCAGGCTCAGGCTCCAGACGTTGTCCGCCGGTTCGAAGTCGTTCTCCTTGGACTGGACGACCGTGAAGATCCGCGACGTGCGTCGGGGATCGAACTGGAAGGTCAGCTTGACATCGGCACTGGCACCCGGCGCGACGGTTCCCACCGTCTGCTCCACAAGCCGACTCTTCTTGAGGTCGGTCGAGGGCAGGCGTGGGTCTGCGGAGTACAGGCCCACCTTGGCGGCGCCGGCGGGTCCCTCACCGAGGTTCAGCACCTTCAGCGCCAGTTCGAGCTTCTGCCCGGACTTCATCGGCCACGGAACCGGCGCCATGTTGTTCGCGGCCAGGACCAGGTCGGGCTGGTTGTGGTTGAGGCCCGCGGCAGCACCGGCGGCCAGCTTGTCCGCCTCAGCCTGACTGCTCGCGACTACGCGAACCTGGCTGTACCGGCGCTTTACCAGGAGGCGTGCCTGCTGCGCCCGGATGTAGTGCGCACCGTTGATCTTCGGCGAACTGGTCAGGATGTGGTTGTCCCGCAAGCCGTTGACCGGGTCGTCGATCACCAGCTCTGGAGGCACCTCGAACACGTAGGTGCCCTGGGGTATCGCGTTGGTGATCTGGCCGATCCGTGCCCCGTTGAGGTGGACTGCCGTGTCGTGGGGCACATAGGTGCCCTGCGGCCAGGCAAGCGAGAAGTTGATCTCTACCCAGGCCTTCTCGATGGGGCTGGTGAACCCGGGCTGCTGGAGCGGCTCAGACCAGGTCCGGCCGCCGTCGCTGCTCTCGAGCACATAGAGGAGGTCGGCATCGCCCGAGATGTCGCTGTGGTAGCTGACCCACAGCCGCTCGCTGCCCACATCAACCTGAGGGTATTCCGAGTAGGCGCCGTCATGGGTCAGGGCACGAGGCGTGCCCCAGGCACCCCCGGCGGTCTCAGCCGAGGCAAACCAGACCTCGCTGGCAGTACCTTCGCCCTCGCGCCAGACCGAAAACAAGCGACCCTGCGCGTCACAGGCAATCTGGGACTCACCGCACGGGGCATCAGCAGTGGACACGGCAACCGGTGCACCGACCGGCTTGCCCGCAGTGTCGAGGGTCTGGCTGAGGATGCGAGAATGGTCGCCGACCTTCGAGGTGTAGACCACGACGAAACGCTCGTCCGGGGTTGCCGCAAGTTGCGGCCAGGCCTGCCATTCGCCCTCGGCACGTGGCAGCGCGACTTCCGGTGCAAAGCTGGTGCCGGAGTCGGTGCTCAGACGCAGGTAGATCTGGCCGCTTCCCGAGCGCTGGTCCTCCCAGGCGACCAGCAGGTGGCCACTCTCGGAGCGCTCGACGACCGGATCGTTGACACCTGCCGCGTGACGAGTGAGGTACTGCGGCGCCTGCCAGCCTCCCATCCTCGGGGCACTGGCCCGGAAGGCGAGGTCGCTCCCGCCCTTGAGCGAATCCTCCCACACCACAAAGGCGCGCGAGGTGTCCCAGTCGGCACAAGCGGTCGGCCACAGTCCGGTGTGCCCGGCTTCGGTCAGTCGCGTGGCACCGCTCTGCCTCTCGTCGCGAGGCTTGGTGAGGAACCACACAGAGGTCAGGGGCTCCTCCCCGCGGGCGTGGAAGACAGCACCCCAGCAGTCCCGTCCGACGGCCACACAGGGCTCGGTGCTGGTGTCGCTCTCGAACTCCGGGAGACGTGCCTTCACCGCCTGTCGAAGGGCCGCACCACGAGTTGCGGGATGCTCGTCGTCCCACTTCTTCCAGTCGCGCGGGGGCCTCTTCTTGACTGGCTCCTCATTCTTCTTCGTATCGTCGCCGCCATCGAACCAACCGTCGATCCAATTCTTGAGCTTGTCCATCTGCCTGTCGAAGAAGCCCTTGTCCTCGTTGCCGCCCTGGCCGCCTTGACCACCCTGGCCGCCGCTGCCGCTGAGCGAGAGGTTGCCCTGATTCGTGCAGCCGGAGCCGGCGCCGCTGGAGCAGGCTGTCGAGTGGGTCAGTGCGTAGTAGAGCTGCTTGCCCTCGGGGACTTCGAAGGTCAGGTCCAGTCTGCGCCCGGCGGCGGATCCCTCAAGGTTCCCGCCCGTCCATTCCTGCTGCGCCGGGAAGGCCAGCGTCACCGTCATCTTCCGCACCCCAGGCGGGAAGTGCGGCGTCACGGTGAAGGTCAGCGAGTTGTGCGGCTGCAGCGCAAACAGGTGGTTGAGTTCCGGATTCGTCTCGAAAAGCTCGGCCTGCGCGCCATCACACTTGAGGGCCAGGCTGGCGGTCTCTGTGCCCTCATTGATGAGGCGGCAGGTATAGTTGAGGGTCAGGGGATCCTGACCCACCATCATCACCCGCACAGGCAACTGCAGTTGGTCCCATTCCAGCTTGAGGGTTGCCTTGTCCTGCGGCACTCCCTGCAGGTCAAGAGCGGCGCCCGCTGCTGCGCAGTAGAGTCCGAGTTGCGCCTCACCGGCCGGAGGAGTGTCGGTGCTCACCGCGTTGACGATAAGCCGGACGTACTTCCACTGCCCCGGCGCAAGGGTGCAGGGACCATCCATTGTGCCCTCACCTGTCAGCCCGACGACCAGCCCGGCAGCAGTGCCCAGGGGCTTGATGACGAAGGACTGGGGAGCGTCGCCGCGGTTGACGACGGCGATGGTGCCACGACGGTCATAGCCCGCTACGAATCTTTGCACGTAGACGTCCTGGCTGAAGCCCACACCCCTGGGTGCCTTGGTCCGAGCGGGTAGCGCGACGGTGCCCGGTGTGAGCCTGGCGGTGCCGCCCCGTACCGAAGTGACGGCTGCCTTGCAGGCATCGGCATAGGCCGCTCCCAGAAGCGACCCGTCGAAGGCTGCCGGGTTCTCCGGGTTGAAGGTCGGCTCCGACCCGCCGAACTTGTTCTTGCTCTGCTTGCCCGCCGCGTTCACCGAGGCTACGGCCATCGCAGTGGTCACGTCTATCAGGCCGCCCGTGAGGCGTGCTCGGGCATCGGCACTGGTGACGGTGCCCACAAAGGGCAGCTTCTGGTTCTTGACGCCGAAGCTCAGTTCAGCTACCTGGAGAGCGACGACGCCGTTGCAGCCGGCCTCCTTGCCGCGACCGACCAAGGTCTCAAAGGTCGGCTTGTCCTCAGTCGCCAGCGCCTCGGGCCAGGCGAGAAGGACGACTTCGTCAGCGCCGCCCTCCTGCAGCCCCTGAACCAGACCGTCGGTGAGATGAGCCAGCACTTCCCCGGTCGCATAGGTGCTCTGCAGACCCGCCACGGGACGCAGTGGGAACACGCCAAGCTTGGCCGCCAGGGCCATCCCCGGCCAGGCGCACAGACACCATGCCGCAACTAGAAGACAGACGCCCAATCTTATGAAGGAGTGCTGTTTCATGCCTTTGCTCATCTCCCGTGCCCTGCCGCGGAGCGGTCAGAGGGTCGCAAGATCGCCGAGAAGCGTGTGTGAGCGGTCCCTTCTACGTGTCGCTCAGCCCCTTCTGCGACTCGGCAAGACTTAGTCGCCGTCTTTCCTTCGGTTCGCCATATCCTGAGGGGCCACCTTCGGCGCACGATGGCGCCCAGGTCGTTTGCCTCACCCGAGGCCGTGCGGCGAAGCACAAGGCAGGGCACTCGGTCTCGCCCAGAAGGGGAATCTGCCTCCTCCAGCGAACACAGCGCAGTCAGGGCTGCAGTCCACGAGACTCCTGCTCGGGCAAGAAAGCAGTCGCCGAGACGCACTGACGGAACTGACGGAACTGACGGAACTGACGGAACTGACGGAGCTGCAGACGGACGAGGACGCACTCATACCCCCTGGATGGATGATGCGATGCGCAACCCAGTGGTCTCCTTTGCCAGGCGTACAGCACGGCAGACG
This window harbors:
- a CDS encoding glycoside hydrolase domain-containing protein, with the translated sequence MHHRALPVVLPLLMLMLGSAAGAAEVWGVPAIEKIKQDQAPGASWTSEGRTLECARNESEAFQVVLRDTGEGLREVTIQLGDLQGPGGAVLPATQMRLYRVDWVDINAPYEVDKPSGNPDFRPDPLVPVRAGDRFSQDAGRNLVFWIAVAVPESARSGQYQGQIRLSDKGGPLTPFTVQLRVRNFALPRRPLLQSMVGFSAGNLCKAHGCKTDADKETLLRLFLDEYLRARLSPFLYAPGNQAFNPLPDGAIKWTFAKDADGKPTGEFTLDFTGFDREAKRYLDDRQAFSSFNFAPYLWVRRDKQVVLRFVDSTGTAIERRNPDGSLNPVFDQLVVGVFRGIAAHLAQQGWLDRAIYYVTDEPADADTPAIKEICELLRQADPRIRTALTYDPASRPRLKELVDEKGKSLISVWIPYCTGYREDVAAEQRQKGADYWLYDVSTTCLIGHSAQTNRSMFWDIWRRGAHGYLYYLSTWWGRDATPWERPSFLLPGVTYRYRQGDGYFFYPPLRKGEPEKPIVDYVVPTIRWEMLREGAEDYDYLSMLQDLTQQAEKQKLEVAAEGWYALTLARDLSEVLCGVVEGFGIRDLTFPKAEGWSFGLEEGWLTHRGGTRSDLPISLQTKLPDGRYQLVLNVYDDKDYRGRPYSRFLVDGSPYASPGSGVKSGTEVAAGTVQVKDGQCRFTLSSVPEDFGVILYRVGLKRLAPGANSDLYAVRARVSDAIEHLQAALHQAGH